Proteins co-encoded in one Clostridia bacterium genomic window:
- a CDS encoding PqqD family protein encodes MKIKDTFVLSEIGGSYIVIPTGVETVDLNGMITLNETGYFMWNKMQNDITKDELIDEFLKEYNVDREVVSADIDEFVSSLKTIGAICE; translated from the coding sequence ATGAAAATAAAAGATACATTTGTTTTAAGTGAAATAGGCGGTAGTTATATAGTTATCCCGACAGGTGTTGAAACAGTAGATTTAAACGGAATGATTACCCTTAACGAAACCGGATATTTTATGTGGAATAAAATGCAAAATGATATTACAAAAGATGAACTTATAGATGAATTTTTAAAAGAATATAATGTTGACAGGGAAGTTGTCAGTGCCGATATAGACGAGTTTGTGAGTAGTCTTAAAACAATAGGAGCAATTTGTGAATAA
- a CDS encoding S24/S26 family peptidase — MNNRIYKTTKELAPFIKEMLENNKSVQLTVTGNSMFPLFKHLRDSVTVKRTDDYKKYDIILYLRKNGELVLHRVVKVKDEIFYLCGDNQILIEYPIYKDQIMGKVTSFVRKGKSIKADSFISKFYAVFWCFLLKVRKPVIKALLKIWGFIKR; from the coding sequence GTGAATAATAGAATTTATAAAACAACAAAAGAACTGGCACCGTTTATTAAAGAAATGTTGGAAAATAATAAAAGTGTTCAACTTACAGTTACAGGGAACAGTATGTTCCCTTTATTTAAACATTTAAGAGATTCGGTTACAGTAAAGAGAACTGATGATTATAAGAAATATGATATAATTCTTTATCTTAGAAAAAATGGGGAATTAGTGCTTCACCGTGTGGTAAAAGTAAAAGATGAGATTTTTTATCTTTGCGGAGATAATCAAATACTCATAGAATATCCGATTTACAAAGACCAGATTATGGGAAAAGTTACTTCCTTTGTAAGAAAAGGCAAAAGCATTAAAGCCGATAGTTTTATTAGTAAGTTTTATGCAGTTTTCTGGTGTTTTCTCCTTAAAGTAAGAAAACCTGTTATTAAAGCATTGTTAAAAATCTGGGGGTTTATTAAAAGATGA
- a CDS encoding ABC transporter ATP-binding protein: MKSKSALKWIINNSKSVVIQLVLLTLISALTAVCLVGFTYFSKQVVDIATKSSHGNFLNNIICLIFLIVLELILHVAYSRLSIKISGKLEMNIKTNVFNKLLKKDISAIYNYHTGDLLNRITGDTLVITNSFVNIVPLLVSLVTRLTGAFIMLFWLDKYFALIYLVCGPLFFLTTQIYSKKMKSLHKKCQETDGKVKSYIQEALSNILVIKAFKTENAISKETLDIQKVNYNYKLKRNTISIVANIFVYIAFTFGYYFALGWGAYKLSLNLISVGTLTAMLQLVSQVQTPLKGLSGIIPQYFHAIASSERIMEIEDLKEDEISFSDEYINSFKDEIKSIVFSSVNFKYDDRNTVIEDFSYEIGVGEFVAISGISGIGKSTLLKLLLGVIKPLTGEIYFLLKNGEKVYINEKTRGLFSYVPQGNMVLSGSIEDNIRFFNDSVSEDEIKRVCKISKVDDFLCDLPDGLKTIVGEKGVGLSEGQIQRVAIARALISDAQFLLLDEATSALDEQTEKDFLCEVKKLHSKTCIIISHKQAAFDICDKTIKF, translated from the coding sequence ATGAAAAGTAAATCTGCGCTAAAATGGATAATAAATAATTCAAAATCAGTTGTAATTCAACTGGTTTTGTTAACATTGATAAGCGCACTGACTGCTGTCTGCCTTGTAGGTTTTACATATTTTAGTAAGCAGGTTGTAGATATTGCTACCAAGTCATCTCATGGGAATTTTTTAAATAATATCATATGTCTTATATTCCTTATTGTTTTAGAACTTATATTGCATGTTGCATACAGCCGTCTTAGTATTAAAATAAGCGGTAAACTTGAAATGAATATTAAAACCAATGTTTTTAATAAATTGCTTAAAAAGGATATTTCGGCTATCTACAATTATCATACAGGCGATTTATTAAACAGAATTACAGGGGATACTTTAGTTATCACAAATTCTTTTGTTAATATAGTTCCTCTTCTTGTTTCTCTTGTTACAAGGCTTACAGGTGCATTTATAATGTTATTCTGGCTGGATAAATATTTTGCACTTATCTATCTTGTTTGTGGTCCATTATTCTTTCTTACCACTCAGATTTACAGCAAAAAAATGAAATCTCTTCATAAAAAATGTCAGGAAACTGATGGAAAGGTTAAGTCTTACATTCAGGAAGCGCTTTCAAACATTCTTGTTATTAAAGCGTTTAAAACAGAAAATGCAATATCGAAAGAAACATTGGATATTCAGAAGGTTAATTACAATTATAAATTAAAAAGAAACACTATCAGTATAGTTGCCAATATATTTGTATATATAGCATTTACATTCGGATATTATTTTGCTCTTGGCTGGGGTGCATATAAATTATCTTTAAATTTAATTTCTGTTGGTACTCTAACAGCGATGCTTCAGTTAGTATCGCAGGTGCAAACTCCTCTAAAAGGTCTTTCAGGAATAATTCCTCAGTATTTCCATGCTATTGCATCCAGTGAAAGAATTATGGAAATCGAGGATTTAAAAGAAGATGAAATATCATTCTCTGACGAATATATAAACAGTTTTAAAGACGAAATCAAGTCAATAGTATTTTCGTCTGTAAACTTTAAATATGACGATAGAAACACAGTAATTGAAGATTTCTCATATGAAATAGGTGTGGGCGAATTTGTTGCCATAAGCGGAATTTCAGGCATAGGTAAAAGTACACTTTTAAAACTTCTTTTAGGTGTTATAAAACCACTGACAGGGGAAATTTATTTTTTACTTAAAAATGGCGAAAAAGTTTATATAAACGAAAAAACAAGAGGCTTATTCTCCTATGTTCCTCAGGGGAATATGGTTTTATCAGGCTCAATAGAAGATAATATAAGATTTTTTAACGACTCTGTATCAGAAGATGAAATTAAAAGGGTATGTAAAATTTCAAAAGTGGATGATTTTCTATGTGATTTACCTGACGGTCTTAAAACCATAGTAGGAGAAAAAGGCGTGGGGCTTTCTGAAGGGCAGATTCAAAGGGTTGCAATAGCAAGAGCGCTTATTTCTGATGCTCAGTTTTTACTGCTTGATGAAGCAACTTCTGCACTTGATGAACAAACAGAAAAAGACTTTCTATGTGAAGTTAAAAAATTACATAGTAAAACCTGTATAATTATATCCCACAAACAAGCAGCGTTTGATATATGTGATAAAACAATTAAATTTTAA